A genomic segment from Alteribacillus bidgolensis encodes:
- a CDS encoding 1-phosphofructokinase family hexose kinase encodes MIYTITLNPAIDHILFTKNPLEKRKNNRMYKKEIDLGGKGLHVSHTLTCLNIHNTAITFAGRRNASSFKKILDQKNLHYKLFIEEKSATRITYVLMDQAGEGSLMVTEHGFRISEQNHKKLCRYLIDTVKTEDTVILSGSLPPEYPVARWKEIVSLLKERRCTIACDVSGEALRTAVEMQVDFIKPNEQELRELFPAQQNVLRQLQELNQNVPYVVFSKGGEGSTALIEQKIFDVDAPKVKECNDTGAGDVFVGALFGAREQGCTWEEALTFAAGCSASKVTKSNSSAFDVEEAKVLSLKTNIQERKGVY; translated from the coding sequence GTGATTTACACAATTACGCTTAATCCAGCTATTGATCATATTTTGTTTACAAAGAATCCTTTGGAAAAACGGAAAAATAACCGAATGTACAAAAAAGAAATAGACTTGGGCGGAAAAGGGCTTCATGTTTCTCATACGTTGACTTGTTTGAATATTCATAATACAGCCATAACCTTTGCTGGCAGGCGAAATGCCAGCAGCTTCAAAAAGATTTTAGACCAGAAAAACCTGCATTATAAATTATTTATAGAAGAAAAAAGCGCAACACGAATCACTTATGTGCTGATGGATCAGGCAGGAGAAGGCAGTTTAATGGTAACAGAACATGGCTTTCGCATATCGGAACAAAATCACAAAAAGCTCTGCCGATATTTAATAGATACAGTGAAAACAGAAGACACGGTGATTCTATCGGGCTCTTTGCCTCCAGAATACCCAGTCGCCAGATGGAAGGAGATTGTTTCTTTATTAAAAGAAAGACGATGTACGATAGCTTGTGATGTTAGCGGAGAAGCTTTAAGAACAGCGGTTGAGATGCAAGTAGATTTTATCAAACCGAATGAACAAGAATTAAGAGAATTATTCCCTGCTCAACAGAATGTATTACGTCAATTGCAGGAACTAAACCAAAACGTGCCTTATGTGGTTTTTTCAAAAGGTGGAGAGGGGAGCACGGCTTTAATAGAACAGAAAATTTTCGATGTCGATGCTCCAAAAGTTAAGGAATGCAATGATACCGGAGCAGGGGATGTATTTGTAGGAGCGCTGTTTGGCGCAAGGGAACAGGGCTGTACGTGGGAGGAGGCCCTAACGTTTGCAGCAGGCTGCTCTGCTTCTAAAGTGACAAAAAGCAATAGCAGTGCGTTTGATGTGGAAGAAGCGAAGGTTCTTAGTCTGAAAACGAATATCCAAGAACGGAAAGGGGTTTATTAA
- a CDS encoding class II aldolase/adducin family protein, which translates to MLYKQEREELCKVVRTMFLRFETNAAGGNVSARINDEHIIMTPTLMSQQKFCDLEWHEILVVNMKEQKVEGDGNITREINMHMACYRERPDIGCVLHAHPKESLVFATMGMEMPNLTESTQKLGTIPTLPFAPATSPELAEIVRSYVQSRDTDGLPLAMLLNKHGIVVLDKTLRKAYDVLERIEYNAYVAYKALILDSLSIKKIEDNTRELEFNLEE; encoded by the coding sequence TTGTTATATAAACAAGAACGAGAAGAACTGTGTAAAGTTGTAAGGACGATGTTTTTGCGATTTGAAACCAATGCGGCCGGTGGCAATGTCAGTGCACGAATCAATGATGAACATATCATTATGACCCCTACATTAATGTCCCAGCAGAAATTTTGCGATTTAGAATGGCATGAAATTCTAGTAGTAAATATGAAAGAGCAAAAAGTAGAAGGCGATGGAAATATTACGAGAGAAATTAATATGCATATGGCATGTTATCGGGAAAGACCTGATATTGGCTGCGTATTGCATGCGCACCCGAAAGAATCTCTCGTTTTTGCGACGATGGGAATGGAAATGCCTAATTTAACAGAGTCTACCCAAAAACTCGGAACCATTCCAACCCTCCCGTTTGCACCAGCCACTTCTCCTGAACTTGCTGAAATTGTTAGAAGTTATGTGCAATCAAGAGACACAGATGGACTGCCGCTTGCTATGCTGTTAAATAAACATGGGATAGTTGTTCTCGATAAAACCTTGCGAAAAGCATATGATGTACTTGAACGGATTGAATATAACGCCTATGTTGCGTATAAAGCGTTGATCCTTGACTCATTATCTATTAAAAAAATCGAAGACAACACGCGGGAACTGGAATTTAATCTGGAGGAATAA
- a CDS encoding PTS sugar transporter subunit IIA: MPFDELFHQHLIFSNLKCETAYQLFEKVGSCLHKENYVKSSYLSALTKREETYPTGLSLENINIAIPHTDCEHISSPFIAYANTEKPLPVGSMGEKNKTLQVSHYFFLGITESKTQVELLQYLMTLFTNHQFVQGLKHAKSEEEIFQVIKYPIRSEVL; this comes from the coding sequence ATGCCATTTGATGAATTATTCCACCAACATCTCATCTTTTCCAATCTGAAATGTGAGACGGCTTATCAGCTTTTTGAAAAAGTAGGAAGCTGTCTGCACAAAGAAAACTATGTAAAATCCTCCTATCTGTCAGCTTTAACAAAGCGAGAAGAGACTTATCCGACCGGATTATCGTTAGAAAATATTAACATTGCTATTCCTCATACAGATTGTGAGCATATATCTAGCCCATTTATTGCTTACGCCAACACTGAAAAACCGCTGCCGGTTGGAAGCATGGGAGAAAAAAATAAAACATTACAGGTTTCTCATTATTTTTTCTTAGGAATAACGGAGTCGAAAACACAGGTAGAGCTTTTACAGTATTTAATGACCCTTTTTACGAATCACCAATTTGTGCAAGGGTTAAAACATGCGAAAAGTGAAGAAGAGATTTTTCAAGTTATAAAATATCCAATAAGGAGTGAAGTGTTATGA
- a CDS encoding PTS sugar transporter subunit IIB, whose amino-acid sequence MKRVIVACGSGVATSQTVASKVQKILNENRIKANVEAVDIKSLDQYIPQSDVYIAITKGSKDYNIPTLNGIAFLTGMGMEEETNQLISLLT is encoded by the coding sequence ATGAAAAGAGTAATTGTAGCGTGTGGTTCAGGAGTGGCAACCAGCCAGACGGTGGCTTCTAAGGTTCAGAAGATTTTGAATGAAAATCGTATTAAAGCAAACGTTGAAGCGGTTGATATTAAGTCATTAGACCAATATATACCGCAAAGTGACGTCTATATTGCGATAACAAAAGGGAGCAAAGACTATAATATCCCTACATTAAACGGCATTGCATTTTTAACAGGAATGGGGATGGAGGAAGAAACGAATCAATTAATTAGCTTGCTAACGTAA
- a CDS encoding coiled-coil domain-containing protein, producing MDDMLKMILEEVQSTNSRVDSLETGMKNMQSEFRSEIGGIKSGMESMQSEFRSEIGGIKSGMESMQSEFREEIGSMKSGMESMQSEFREEIGSMKSGMESMQSEFREEIGSMKSGMESMQSEFREEIGSMKSGMESMQSEFREEIGSMKSGMESMQSEFREEIGSMKSGMESMQTEFREDMKNMRSEFKQETSDIRSEMKEEFGNVRSEMNLMKDDMQSIKAELLEGQKKLENKLSSIPKSYERLEALVAGQERTLEKLAKRSIDQEADIDMLKRTIQ from the coding sequence ATGGATGACATGTTAAAAATGATCCTTGAAGAGGTTCAATCAACGAATTCTCGAGTAGATTCGTTGGAGACTGGCATGAAAAATATGCAGAGCGAGTTCCGATCAGAAATTGGAGGCATAAAAAGTGGAATGGAAAGCATGCAAAGCGAGTTCCGATCAGAAATTGGAGGCATAAAAAGTGGAATGGAAAGCATGCAGAGCGAGTTCCGAGAAGAAATTGGAAGCATGAAAAGTGGAATGGAAAGCATGCAGAGCGAGTTCCGAGAAGAAATCGGAAGCATGAAAAGCGGAATGGAAAGCATGCAGAGCGAATTCCGAGAAGAAATCGGAAGCATGAAAAGTGGAATGGAAAGCATGCAGAGCGAGTTCCGAGAAGAAATCGGAAGCATGAAAAGCGGAATGGAAAGCATGCAGAGCGAATTCCGAGAAGAAATCGGAAGCATGAAAAGTGGAATGGAAAGCATGCAGAGCGAGTTCCGAGAAGAAATCGGAAGCATGAAAAGCGGAATGGAGAGCATGCAAACCGAATTCCGAGAAGACATGAAAAATATGCGGTCCGAGTTTAAACAAGAAACAAGTGACATACGTTCAGAGATGAAGGAAGAATTTGGGAATGTGAGATCAGAAATGAACCTCATGAAAGACGATATGCAGTCGATAAAAGCAGAATTGTTAGAAGGCCAGAAAAAACTTGAAAACAAACTTTCAAGTATTCCTAAGAGCTATGAACGATTAGAAGCATTAGTGGCCGGCCAAGAAAGAACGTTAGAAAAGCTTGCTAAACGATCGATTGATCAAGAAGCGGATATTGATATGTTAAAACGAACTATTCAATAA
- a CDS encoding PTS galactitol transporter subunit IIC, translating into MDVLQSVFQYILDLGASVFVPLIMIIVGIAVRMKWKEAFSAGIILGVAFAGMGVVIGFMLDALTPAGQGLVERTGIELNVVDAGWTSLATLAWAWPLAFLMFPLQMGVNAILLVMNKTETLNVDLWNVWGKILTAVLVIGVTNNVALAFVIAAIQMVAELLIADVNQKHIEKVTGIPGVTVSHGMMIFGVFLLPFNWLLSKVPLFDRHIDANTLKEKFGAFAENHVMGFIIGVLLGIAAGYTVPETLTLAIQAAAALTLFPMVAKLFMQALSPLSDAISEFMKSRFKHRKLNIGLDWPILAGSNELWVAVIVWVPITLLYAIILPGNNVLPFAGIINISMAAPALIITGGNLLRMIILGIITTPVFLYIATGFAPTITQLAQDTGAIALDSGQMISWSTIEYPVFRYLFAHVGEGHLLGFLFVGIWAALFVLYLKTMKARKVEDDTAEETEYKENVM; encoded by the coding sequence GTGGATGTCCTGCAAAGTGTCTTTCAATATATTTTAGATCTTGGTGCGTCAGTATTTGTACCTTTAATCATGATCATTGTAGGCATTGCTGTACGAATGAAGTGGAAAGAAGCCTTTAGTGCAGGGATCATTTTAGGGGTAGCCTTTGCGGGGATGGGAGTAGTGATTGGGTTCATGCTGGACGCTCTTACTCCTGCCGGTCAAGGCCTCGTCGAACGAACAGGGATCGAGCTTAATGTAGTAGACGCCGGCTGGACTTCTTTAGCCACATTGGCGTGGGCTTGGCCATTAGCGTTCTTAATGTTCCCGCTGCAAATGGGCGTCAATGCCATCCTTCTCGTCATGAATAAAACAGAAACACTTAACGTCGATTTATGGAACGTTTGGGGAAAAATTTTAACAGCAGTGCTGGTTATAGGTGTGACAAATAATGTGGCTCTGGCTTTTGTTATAGCAGCTATCCAAATGGTGGCGGAGCTTCTCATAGCGGATGTAAACCAAAAGCACATTGAAAAAGTAACTGGCATTCCCGGTGTCACCGTTTCGCATGGGATGATGATTTTTGGCGTCTTTCTTCTTCCGTTTAACTGGCTGTTAAGCAAGGTACCTCTTTTTGACCGTCATATCGATGCGAATACATTAAAAGAAAAGTTCGGTGCTTTCGCGGAAAATCATGTGATGGGTTTTATTATTGGCGTACTTCTTGGTATCGCAGCCGGCTACACTGTGCCTGAGACGCTTACATTGGCAATTCAAGCGGCAGCGGCACTAACCTTGTTTCCTATGGTAGCCAAACTGTTTATGCAGGCGTTATCTCCTTTGTCTGATGCCATCTCGGAATTTATGAAATCACGATTTAAGCACCGAAAATTGAATATTGGCTTAGACTGGCCGATATTAGCGGGAAGTAATGAATTGTGGGTGGCTGTCATTGTGTGGGTGCCAATTACACTGCTTTACGCCATTATTCTCCCAGGAAACAATGTTCTCCCGTTTGCAGGGATCATCAATATTTCTATGGCTGCCCCCGCATTAATTATTACGGGCGGGAATTTACTTCGAATGATCATTCTTGGAATCATTACGACGCCAGTTTTCTTGTATATTGCGACTGGTTTTGCTCCAACGATTACACAGCTGGCACAGGACACAGGAGCTATTGCTTTAGATAGCGGACAGATGATTTCGTGGAGTACGATAGAATACCCCGTTTTCCGGTATCTTTTTGCACACGTAGGAGAAGGACATTTGCTAGGTTTCCTATTTGTCGGGATATGGGCCGCTCTGTTTGTTCTTTATTTGAAAACGATGAAAGCGAGAAAGGTAGAAGATGATACAGCGGAGGAGACGGAGTATAAGGAGAATGTGATGTGA